The sequence below is a genomic window from Gammaproteobacteria bacterium.
GAAGTCGACGTCGTTACCAATCGAGATGGCGTCTTCTTCCGTGTCGAACGGAATGACGGCCAGTAGGGGACCAAATACTTCTTCCTGTGCAATGCGCATTTTATTGTTTACATCGGTAAAAATCGTCGGCTCGACAAACTGACCCCCTTTGGCCTCCGGGCCGGTGTAAGCCTTACCGCCTAACACACATTTGGCACCTTCTTGTTTCGCGATCTCAATATAGTCGAGTATTTTCTGGTACTGGGGAGGTGTAGTGACAGGGCCAACGTGTGTGTCGGTCGACATCGGATCACCGATCTGCGCCGTTTTCGCGACTTCAATCAAGCGCTCCACAAACTGGTCGTGTATGGAACGCTGCAGCAACAGCCTGGAGCCTGCGATACAGGTCTGTCCCGTCGCCGCAAAGATACCGGAGATGGCGCCCATCACAGCCGACTCGATGTCGGCATCTTCAAACACAATATTGGGGGATTTCCCGCCCAATTCCAGAGTCACGTGCTTGAAGGTCGATGCCGCTATCTCATTTATTTTCTGTCCCGTGCGGTCTGACCCGGTGAATGCAATTTTGGCAACATCCGGGTGGGCAACCAATTCGGCACCCACGACCTGACCAAAACCACTCACCGTGTTGACAACCCCCGGCGGGATACCCGCTTCCTCGATCAGGTTCATGAATTCCAGGGTGGAAGCGGACGTGAACTCCGAAGGTTTTATAACGGCCGTATTACCGGCAGCCAACGCAACCGAAAGCTTCCATGACAACAACAGCAGCGGTGAATTCCAGGCCGTGATCATCGCCACGACACCCAGCGGTTCGTAACGCGTGAAGTTGAATATCCCGGCTTTGTCGGTCGGAATAACTGCGCCCTCCACTTTGTCGGCCAAACCACCGTAATACCGATACCATTGCGACATGTACTGGGTCTGTGCTGCCATCTCGGCGATCAGCTTACCGTTGTCTCTGACCTCGATCTCACCGAGGCGCTGGGCGTCGCGTTCAATGAGATCTGCCAGTTTGTAAAGCAGTCGACCCCGCTCCGTAGGCTTTACATCGGCCCATCCCGATTCAAATGCATTTTTTGCTGACGCCACCGCACGGTCGACATCTGCCGCGTTGCCTTTGGCGATCTTCGCCCACACGTCTCCGGTATAGGGGTTAACGGAATCGAACCAGTCCCCTGACGCGGGGTCTACCCACTGACCGCCGATATAATGCTGATAACGCTCCACTGCACACCTCCTATGGGATTGAACACCCGAGAGTTTACCCAAGCGGACTGGCCCTGGGCCAGTGAAACGACTCAAGACGGCTTGAGCTTCACCGTCTTGACACGATAACGCAACCGACCCCGTTCAAGCAGATTGGCGAGCTCTGGCGTTGCCTGGAGATAGGCTCGCAGATCTGCACTCTGAGCAGTAAACGGCAACAGACCCACGATCACGTTCTCAATTGCAGGTGCCGTAAATTCAAACATGCTCAAAAAACGATCACCACGATTCAATGCTCGAGAAAATCCCGACAAGACCAATTCGGCGCGATCCGCAAAATTGATACTCAAGACACCGTCGTCTGTCAAACATCGTTGAAGCTTACGCAGCCAGGCACTGTCGAATCGGACGCTACGCTCGGGCACACCATTGCCGCCACCAAACAGATCGTCGATAACCAGATCAAATCCAGGACCCCGGTAACGGGCCACATAATCCCCAGCATCGGCAAGCAAAAGTTGTGCCATCTCTGGTGTGACGCCAAAGTGTTCCCGTGCCACGCGCAGGTGAATCGGATTGTTGTCTACGCCCACGATTTCGATCGGATCAAACAATCGCTTGAGCTGACGGATGACCGTCCCGGCGCCCGTCCCCAGCAGCAGTATTCGCCGCGGCGACCTGGCTGGACGAAACAGCGCCGGTAGCCAAAGCAGATCCCAGACACTGCCGGTGACAGGGCAGCGCTCGCTGTACTGGCTGTGCAGCACACCGTTGCTGTAGAACCGCAGACTCGACCCTGCTGCTCTGACCTCGTAGCG
It includes:
- a CDS encoding methyltransferase domain-containing protein, with protein sequence MAIVWTYATDDTRYEVRAAGSSLRFYSNGVLHSQYSERCPVTGSVWDLLWLPALFRPARSPRRILLLGTGAGTVIRQLKRLFDPIEIVGVDNNPIHLRVAREHFGVTPEMAQLLLADAGDYVARYRGPGFDLVIDDLFGGGNGVPERSVRFDSAWLRKLQRCLTDDGVLSINFADRAELVLSGFSRALNRGDRFLSMFEFTAPAIENVIVGLLPFTAQSADLRAYLQATPELANLLERGRLRYRVKTVKLKPS
- a CDS encoding aldehyde dehydrogenase — translated: MERYQHYIGGQWVDPASGDWFDSVNPYTGDVWAKIAKGNAADVDRAVASAKNAFESGWADVKPTERGRLLYKLADLIERDAQRLGEIEVRDNGKLIAEMAAQTQYMSQWYRYYGGLADKVEGAVIPTDKAGIFNFTRYEPLGVVAMITAWNSPLLLLSWKLSVALAAGNTAVIKPSEFTSASTLEFMNLIEEAGIPPGVVNTVSGFGQVVGAELVAHPDVAKIAFTGSDRTGQKINEIAASTFKHVTLELGGKSPNIVFEDADIESAVMGAISGIFAATGQTCIAGSRLLLQRSIHDQFVERLIEVAKTAQIGDPMSTDTHVGPVTTPPQYQKILDYIEIAKQEGAKCVLGGKAYTGPEAKGGQFVEPTIFTDVNNKMRIAQEEVFGPLLAVIPFDTEEDAISIGNDVDFGLAAGVWTQDIGRAIRMSEKLRVGTVWVNTYRAVSFTSPFGGYKRSGIGRESGLEAIKQYMQVKSVWIAQQTSPANPFIMR